The following nucleotide sequence is from Gymnodinialimonas phycosphaerae.
CACGAAGACCCGCAGGCGGGACGCGCCAAGGGTGCTGGCGGCCTCCTCCAGCTTCGGGTCCACCGCCTCCAGCGACAGGCGGATCGCGCGGACCATCAGCGGGAACGCCATGATCGCGGCAGCCAGCGCCGCGCCGGTCCAGCGGAAGGCGACGCCAAGGCCCATCGCCTCCAGCGCGCTGCCAAGGGGCGTTTGGGGCCCGAAGCTGACCAGCAACAGGTAGCCTGTGACGACGGGCGGCAAGATCAGAGGCAGATGGACGAGGCCATTGACGATGGCATGGCCGGGAAAGCGGTGGCGCGCCAAAAGGTAGGCCACCGCGATGCCGAACGGCAGCGAAAAAAGCGTCGCGGTCAGGGCCACGCGCAGCGACAGCGCCACGGCTTCCCACTCCGCCGGGCCAAGAAAGGTGCTCATTCCTCCACCAGCCCGAAACCCGCCTCGGTGAAGGCATTGCGGGCCAAAAGGCTCGCCAATGCCCCGGCGAACCGAAAGGCCGCCTCCCCGCCAGACACCGTGACGGCCACGGGGTAGCGGATCGGGGGGTGCAGCGTGTCAGGGATCTCGGCCAGGATGCGCACGCGCGGCTCCACGCCCACATCGGTGGCGTAGACGATGCCGTAGCGCGCCGCCCCCAGCGCCACCAGTTGCAAGGCGGCGCGGACGTTGTCTGTTTCAACGATGGCGGGGCGCAGGGCCTCCCATCGCCCCAATGTATCCAGCGCCGCACGGGCGTAGATGCCCGCAGGCACGACCTCGGTCAGGGCCAGAGCAAGGCGGTCGCCGGGACCGGGTCGGAGGTCCTCCAACGTGGTCTCACCCGCCTCAGAGGCATTGCCGATCAGAACCA
It contains:
- the modA gene encoding molybdate ABC transporter substrate-binding protein, giving the protein MRRVLLSWLLCAVLAVPARAEDVLVFAAASLAGPLDQVAEAFEAETGHSVTISYGGSSTLARQIEAGAPADVVLLANEAWMDHLERVGALQIGTRHTLLSNSLVLIGNASEAGETTLEDLRPGPGDRLALALTEVVPAGIYARAALDTLGRWEALRPAIVETDNVRAALQLVALGAARYGIVYATDVGVEPRVRILAEIPDTLHPPIRYPVAVTVSGGEAAFRFAGALASLLARNAFTEAGFGLVEE
- the modB gene encoding molybdate ABC transporter permease subunit, with product MSTFLGPAEWEAVALSLRVALTATLFSLPFGIAVAYLLARHRFPGHAIVNGLVHLPLILPPVVTGYLLLVSFGPQTPLGSALEAMGLGVAFRWTGAALAAAIMAFPLMVRAIRLSLEAVDPKLEEAASTLGASRLRVFVTITLPLMAPGILAGTVLAFAKAMGEFGATITFVSNIPGETRTVPSAIYAFLQVPGGEGAAWRLVIVSVVVAMGALIVSEVMARRMSARIGGRDA